ACACCGGCTACGACCTCAAGCAGCTGTTCGTCGGCTCGGAAGGCACACTGGGCATCATCACGGCCGCGGTGCTGAAACTCGCGCCCCTGCCGCGCGCCACCTCGGCGGCGTTCGTCGCGGTCACCGACGTCGAGGCCGCGGTGCAGCTGCTGGGCGAAGCCAAGCGGGTGGCCGGCCCGGCCGTGACCGCGTTCGAACTCATTTCAGCCCCGGCGCTGGCGCTGGTGCGCCAGTACCTGGGCGGCGTGCCCTCGCCGCTGGCGCAGGAGCACGACTGGATGGTGCTGGTGGAGCTGAACTCGGGCGGCGCACAGCAGGCGTTGGACGAGACGCTGCAGCAGGTGCTGGAGACCGGCATGGAGCGCGGCTGGGTGCAGGACGCGGCCCTCGCGGCCAGCCTGGCCGACGTGCAGCATTTTTGGCGCCTGCGCGAGGAGATCTCGGATGCCCAGACCCGCACCGGCGGCAGCGTCCGCTGCGACGTCTCGGTGCCGCTGTCACGCATCGCCGCCTTCGTGCGCAAGGCCTCGGCCGGCGTGCTGGCGCTGGTGCCCGAGTCGCGCATGGTCATCTACGGCCACATGGGCGATGGCAACGTGCACTTCAACCCGCTGCGGCCCGCGCGGCAGACCGCCGCCGATTTCCTCGCGGCCCACCATGCGCGCGTGAGCCGCCTGGTGGACGACGTGGCGCACGGCATGGGCGGCTCCATCTCGGCCGAGCACGGCGTCGGCGTGGCCAAGCGTGATGAACTGGCCAACTACAAGGACCCGGTGGAACTGGAGCTGATGCGGCAGTTGAAGCAGGCGTTGGATCCGAAGGGCCTGTTGAATCCGGGCAAGGTGCTGCGCTGAAGGCGTTCGTGGTCCTCTGGGGCTAGCTTTTGTGAGCACCGGGATCGAGCATCACCGGAGCGGTGGAAATGACATCCTGCGGCGGGGGTTTCGTGGTGCCCCAGAGCGCTTCCGCATCGAACTCGGACACCTGGGCAATCGCAGTTTCACGTTTGAAGTCCTGCCCCGGATTCCCCGCATTGCGCTGCCGCGACGTGATTGCGCCGGCGTAGTAAAGGCATGCCAGGTCGTTCTCGAGACGCAATCTCGGCAAAGTCGTCCTGCGCTCCAGTTCGTCCAGGCTGGCAGGGCCCGCGGACAGCTCGGACAGGATCAGCAGATGCGAGTCGCGCAGCAATCGCAAGGGCACGCGTGGCGCGCCACGGTAGTAGAGGGTGAGTTGCTGGTATCTCGCGGGGATCAGCGAACGTCCAGTGTGCCGCGCGTAGGTCCAGGCCAGCACGGCAGGGGTCGTATTCACGAAACTCGCGGGCAGGGCGTTCGCAGCAGGCGGGCGCCGCTGCCAGCTCGCTTCCCACAGCGTCTCGGGATGCACTCGCGGCAAGAACGCCGCCTTGTTCTGACTGAGATCGACCACCGCAAGCAAATGCCCCTGGTGGCTGACATGGTAGACAGCGCCACGCATCTGGTCGATGTTCTCCGCGATCATCGCCCCCAGCACAAACTGCGCACGCGCCTGCCACAGCCAGGTCTCAAACTGCAGCAGCACCGCCTCTATGCTGGGCGGCGACAGCGGATCGAACCGCCAGTGCGGCTCAAAATCGGGCGAAAGCGGCGTCGCGACTGCAATCGGGCGGTCGACTTCGGCAAGGTCCAGGCGCAGCGCCTTTTCGGTTGGTACACCAGCGGCCACGCGCAGGTTGCCGTCCGGCAGAACGCGCACGTTCGCGCCATTGATCCACCAGGCGTCGGCCTCGGCGAAAGCGCAGACATTCCAGCCCGGCCTTGCGTCACGTGGGATCAGACAGGCCTCGAGCATTCTTCGATCCAGCGGGCTGAAGCCGAACATGCCGAGCCCGAACACCGGCTGTTCGTGCTGGGTCGGTTCCCGGAGTCGTGGCTGGCTCAATGTCTGCAGTTTGCTCGACTGGTCATTGCGGGAGCCGGTCCATGGTTGGACACGTCCGGCTTCTGACGCGAGCGTCCGCCCTCCGGTCATTCCAAGCACATCGGCTCCGTGCGAGAGAACTGGCTCTGGAGGCGCGACGCGTCATGCGCCTGCCCGCTGGAACGGGCTTGCGGCAGTGTGAGTTGCGAGTGAGCAAACTGCGGCTCGGACGACAAGCCGAATGACTTCGCCAATAACTTCATTGGAACTCACTCCCCTATTTCGTCGACTTCGCGCCGCTTGTCGCAATAGCTGATGTCCTGCCGCGGCTTACCTCACCGACAAAGCGGCGAATCTTGACTTGACGATGAACAGCTGGATTCAAGCGAAGCCTACTTCGCCTTGGTCAACCCATGCCTCCCTTGAATTAGGGAGGCCAACGCCATCCCAGACGTTCCTTGCGGTCGATCAAGGAGGCCTCCTCGCTGCCGTCCATCCCATGTTCGAGTGAGACCACGAGTGATAGCCCCGGGACGGCGCCATCCGCGCGTTATGCTGGCGTCCTTGCTTTCCGAAGGATGAGTGCCATGCAGGCATTGCAGGTATTGGTCGTTGAAGACGACCCGCCAAGCCTGAGCTTTTTCGCCCAGTCCATTCAGCAGGACACTCGACTGGCCTTGGCCGGGCAGGCCAGCTCGGTTCAGGAGGCGCGCCGCTGGCTCGATGGCGACCACCCGCCTCTGGATGTGCTTTTGATCGACATTGGATTGCCGGACGGCAGCGGCATCGACGTGATCCGCTACGCCCTGCAGCGCGAGCCGCGATGCGAGGCGCTGGTCATCACGATGTTTGGCGATGACGAAAATATCCTCGCTTGTATCGAAGCCGGGGCCTTGGGCTACATCCACAAGGATTCAGCGCCGGAAGATGTGGCCGCAGTGATCGTCGATATGAAGCAAGGCGGATCCCCAATGTCGCCGATGATCGCCAGGCGCGTGCTGGCAAGAATCAATGGGAATCAAGAGCGAAGCCGATTGAGCTCGGCAAGCGCAACCGCCGCCAGTGGCATGCGGGCGTTGTCCCCGAGGGAGCAGGAAGTGCTCGAGCTCATTGCGCGAGGGTTCAGCTATGGCGACATTGCCCGGCTGAAGGGGATCGGCGTGACGACCGTTCAGACCCACGTCAAGAATCTCTACGCCAAGCTCGCAGTGAAGTCGCGTGGAGAGGCGGTGTACGAGGCGTCCCAGCTCGGATTGCTTCACCTGCCCAAGCAGGTGTGACCCAGCTCGTGCGCTCTCGATACGCGAGCCTGCTGGCGACCGGTCGCGTGGCCTGGATGGCCTTGGTCTTTTTGAGCCTGCTTCTCCTGGTCCTGGCGACAAGCCGATCGGAACATGCACAGGTGCAGGCGCTCACGCTGGCCCGTGCCGAGGCCACGACGGTCACCCGCTTCGGTGCGCACTCGCAGGCGGTCAGCTTGCCCTACCTCTGGGACAGGCAGCATGACGGCCTGCCCGGGTCCGCAACTTTCGAGATCAACTTCGACTTTCACCCCGCCTCGAGCAAGCCGCTGGCGATCTACATCTCTCGCGTTGGCAACGCCTATGAGATCCATCTCAACGACGTTCTGCTGCAGAGGAAAGGGGATCTGCTGGCCTCCGGGACGACCGACACGGCCAAGGCGCCCAGGCTGGTCGACGTGCCGGCGAACCTCGTTCGCGAACACAACGTGCTGAAAGTCCTGATCCGCGCCGATGGCGGGCGGCGCGCGGGGCTGACCCCCGTGGTCTTCGGCCCGGCGGAGGATGTCGCCAAGCTGTACCAGAGGGACTATGCAGACCAGATTCTGGTCTCTGTGGGGGTGGTGGTCTTGAGCCTGGTGGTTGCGTGTGCCGCTTTCGCCCTCTGGCTGACGCAAAAGGACCAGCGCCCGGGCGGCAATCAGCGCGATTCCCTGTACCTCTTTGTCTGTATCGCGGAACTGAGCTGGGCCTTGCGGCTAAGCAATCTCCCTCTCATGAACCCGCCTCTGGGCTGGGAGTACTGGTCGGTGCTGATGGTCGTCGCCATTGCAACCTGGGGCGCGGGGATGATGGCTTTTTGTGCCCAACTCGCGGGCTGGAAACACCCCGTGGCGAAGTTCGGCCCCTGGTGGCTGCTGCCGGTGTTCGGGGCCGCCGCGGCCCATCTGAGCTGGACGCTGGAGAGCATCCGGCCGCTGTCTGCGTTCTACCTGCTGGCAGCGATCTTTTTCGTGCCTTTCGCCATCATCTTGTGCCGCGACGCCCTTTCGAGAAAAGCTTCGTGGGAGCTCCGCCTGATTGCATTGGCCACCTTTATCAATGTCGCGATGGGGGTGCGCGACGCCTGGGCACTTCGTGTTGCAGACGCCTATGGAACGACGATGTGGTTGAGATACTCGTCCGTGCTGTTTGGCCTGTCCCTGGGCTACATCGTCATTGCCCGCTACCGCGCGGCCAACGCCCACTTGGCCCACCTGCTCGAGAGCCTGGCGGAACAAGTGGCCCAAAAAGAAGAGGAACTGCGCGGCAGCTACACCCGTCTGGAGAGCATGGCCCGCGAACAGGAGCGCCTGGCTGAGCGCAGTCGAATCCTGCGCGACATGCACGACGGCGTCGGCGCCCACATCAACACGGCCATCCGTCAACTGCAATCACAAAGCACGCAGCCGGCGCAGGTTGTGGTCACACTGAGAGACGCCCTGGAGCAGCTGAAGCTGTCGATCGACGCCATGAGCCTTCCGGAGGGGGACGTCACCGCGCTGCTCGCCGGCCTGCGCTATCGCCTCGAGCCGCGCCTTGTAGCCTCCGGGATCCAGCTGGCTTGGGAAGTTGAGGAAATCGTGCCCCTGCGCCATATGGATGGCGCCGCCATGCGGCACCTGCAGTTCATGCTGTTCGAGGCGTTGTCGAATGTCCTTCAGCACGCCAACGCGACGACCTTGACCATTCAGGCCCAGACGCGGGGTTGTGCCGTGCATCTGCGCATGGTCGACAACGGTCGCGGCTTCGATGCAGAGGGGCCCGCCCGGAAGGGACTCAAGATCATGCGTGAACGCGCCGCCCTCATTGGGGCTCAGCTGGCTGTGCAAAGCAGCCAGGGGCAGACGGTCGTGGAGGTGGTGCTGCCAGTAGAACGCCGCTGCGCGTAACGGCTGGAACGCCACCAGCGCACGGAAGTGACGGTCACGGCTTCGTCACGGAAGCCCGAGGCTGAGCCATACTGCTTCGATGTTCTGGATCCTCATCTACTTCGGCACGGGCGCCTTCGTCGGCTTTCTTGCGGGGCTGCTGGGCATCGGCGGCGGCATGACGCTGGTTCCCTTGCTGGCGGCGATGCTCACCGCGCAACAACTCGCCCCGGACCACGTGGTGCATCTGGCCCTGGGCACGGGCATGGCGTCGATCGTGTTCACTTCCAGCGCCAGCGTGCGCGCCCACCACCGGCTGGGAGGCGTCGACTGGTCGCTGGTTCGCCGCATGGGGCCCGGCATGGTCGTCGGCGCCCTGCTGGCCACCGCGCTGTCGGGATGGGTGTCGCAGCGCGCGCTGGCGCTGGCCTTCGCCGTGATCGTGTACGCGGGCGCGACGCAGATCCTGTTCGGCCGCAAGCCATCGGCCGCGCGCAGTTTGCCCGGCACGCCGGCGCTGGTGGCGATCGGGCTGTTGTTCGGGGCCGTCTGTGGGCTGGTGTCGGCGGGCGGGGCATTCCTGACCGTGCCCTTCATGCTGTTCTGCGGCGTTTCCATGACCACCGCGATCGGCACGGGTGCTGCGCTCGGCCTGCCGGTGGCGCTGATGGGAACGCTCGGCTATGTGTTCAGCGGCTGGCAAGTCCCCGGCCTGCCGCCCATGGCACTGGGCTTCGTGTACGCGCCTGCCCTGCTGGGCATCGTGGCCGGCAGCGTGCTGACGGCGCCCGTCGGTGCCCGCCTCGCCCACCGCTTGCCGGTGATCACGCTGCGCCGCATCTTCGCCTTCCTGCTGTACGTGCTGGCGACGAAGATGCTGTGGACCTACGCGTAAGTCGCTGCCCGGGGTGCAGAATGGGCTCAACTCCCGGGCCCATCCCATGCCAAGCAAGACCTTCAGCGGCGGCCGCATCCGCAAGGCGCACTACGACAGCGCCTCGCGCCAGCTCGACCTGCACTTCGAGAACCAGTCGATCCTGGCCTACAAGCACGTTCCGGAAGAGGTGTACCGGCGCCTGTGCAGCGCGCCCAACCCCGCGACCTACTGGGAAGACCGCATCGCGGAGGAGTATCCGAAAGGGACGCCGATGACGTCGAGCGCGCATCCGGAAGGCGGCCGGACACTGAGCGACCTGTTCGGCGAGCTGGACGACAAGAAACCCGGCGAGTGAAGCGGGGCGCGCGCTTCCGCCGATGGCCGCCGCCGCCCAGCACCCTCAGCGCAGGCCGCCCCTCAGCGTCGGGCTTCCAGCGAACGAAAGGCGATGCCCCGTGCTGCGCGCCGCTCGCGCGCGAGTTCTTCCGTGAGCCCGGGGTATTCGCGCAGGAACGCGGTCTTTTCTTCCTCGGCCCGCTGCCGCGCCTCGCGCGTGATGCCCTGGATCAGCAGCGCCACGAGGATCAGCAACATGAAGGCGAACACGACAAAAGCGATGTCAGCGGACTGCATGAACAGCACCTGACGTCAGGCCAGCCAATCGGACATCGCCCGTTGGGCACCGCCGGCTTCCCTGGCGGCACCCGGTTGGGGCCGCGCCAGGACATCAGCCGGCGGGCGCTGGCGCGTAGTGGGCAGGCCGCATTGCTCGCAGAAGTTCGCCTGTGTCCGCAGCGGCGAATTGCAGTAGCGGCAATTGTCGGGGTGGGCGGTGGTGTATTGCATGCCCAGATGATTGCCGGGCAGCCGGGAAATCCACTGTGAGTTGTGAGCCCGCGTCTTGTGCGGTCGTTCACAGG
Above is a window of Ramlibacter tataouinensis DNA encoding:
- a CDS encoding FAD-binding oxidoreductase translates to MDVSSPAPLAEALADIVGASACLTAPADVAPFVTDYRKIYTGRAAAVVLPSSTDQVSRVMAWCYAHGVPVVPQGGNTSLMGGAVPDAHGGAVVLGLSRMNRVLEVDETNDTLTVQAGVTLAAARAAAEQAGRLFPLRIGSEGSCQIGGNLSTNAGGTAVLRYGNMRDLVLGIEAVLPDGRIYRGLRGLRKDNTGYDLKQLFVGSEGTLGIITAAVLKLAPLPRATSAAFVAVTDVEAAVQLLGEAKRVAGPAVTAFELISAPALALVRQYLGGVPSPLAQEHDWMVLVELNSGGAQQALDETLQQVLETGMERGWVQDAALAASLADVQHFWRLREEISDAQTRTGGSVRCDVSVPLSRIAAFVRKASAGVLALVPESRMVIYGHMGDGNVHFNPLRPARQTAADFLAAHHARVSRLVDDVAHGMGGSISAEHGVGVAKRDELANYKDPVELELMRQLKQALDPKGLLNPGKVLR
- a CDS encoding response regulator translates to MQALQVLVVEDDPPSLSFFAQSIQQDTRLALAGQASSVQEARRWLDGDHPPLDVLLIDIGLPDGSGIDVIRYALQREPRCEALVITMFGDDENILACIEAGALGYIHKDSAPEDVAAVIVDMKQGGSPMSPMIARRVLARINGNQERSRLSSASATAASGMRALSPREQEVLELIARGFSYGDIARLKGIGVTTVQTHVKNLYAKLAVKSRGEAVYEASQLGLLHLPKQV
- a CDS encoding sensor histidine kinase is translated as MTQLVRSRYASLLATGRVAWMALVFLSLLLLVLATSRSEHAQVQALTLARAEATTVTRFGAHSQAVSLPYLWDRQHDGLPGSATFEINFDFHPASSKPLAIYISRVGNAYEIHLNDVLLQRKGDLLASGTTDTAKAPRLVDVPANLVREHNVLKVLIRADGGRRAGLTPVVFGPAEDVAKLYQRDYADQILVSVGVVVLSLVVACAAFALWLTQKDQRPGGNQRDSLYLFVCIAELSWALRLSNLPLMNPPLGWEYWSVLMVVAIATWGAGMMAFCAQLAGWKHPVAKFGPWWLLPVFGAAAAHLSWTLESIRPLSAFYLLAAIFFVPFAIILCRDALSRKASWELRLIALATFINVAMGVRDAWALRVADAYGTTMWLRYSSVLFGLSLGYIVIARYRAANAHLAHLLESLAEQVAQKEEELRGSYTRLESMAREQERLAERSRILRDMHDGVGAHINTAIRQLQSQSTQPAQVVVTLRDALEQLKLSIDAMSLPEGDVTALLAGLRYRLEPRLVASGIQLAWEVEEIVPLRHMDGAAMRHLQFMLFEALSNVLQHANATTLTIQAQTRGCAVHLRMVDNGRGFDAEGPARKGLKIMRERAALIGAQLAVQSSQGQTVVEVVLPVERRCA
- a CDS encoding sulfite exporter TauE/SafE family protein, whose product is MFWILIYFGTGAFVGFLAGLLGIGGGMTLVPLLAAMLTAQQLAPDHVVHLALGTGMASIVFTSSASVRAHHRLGGVDWSLVRRMGPGMVVGALLATALSGWVSQRALALAFAVIVYAGATQILFGRKPSAARSLPGTPALVAIGLLFGAVCGLVSAGGAFLTVPFMLFCGVSMTTAIGTGAALGLPVALMGTLGYVFSGWQVPGLPPMALGFVYAPALLGIVAGSVLTAPVGARLAHRLPVITLRRIFAFLLYVLATKMLWTYA
- a CDS encoding KTSC domain-containing protein; this translates as MPSKTFSGGRIRKAHYDSASRQLDLHFENQSILAYKHVPEEVYRRLCSAPNPATYWEDRIAEEYPKGTPMTSSAHPEGGRTLSDLFGELDDKKPGE